TCGAAACACCGACGTTCCAGTTGACGTTCGCAACGGCATGCGCGCCACTCTTAAAACGGAGCGTAAACGCTGTAGAATCATCAACTGGAATATCCAAATGCACCGTCTCGGCGTAGCCTTGCACGGATTCAACCTCTCCCATCAGATACTGAAGAAGCGAGATGCGGTGGCTACCGAGGTCCATCAGCACCCCACCACCGCTAATTTTCGGATCCACCCGCCAACTATGCAAGTCGTGCCGATTCGGATCATAGAAGCCGGTGTGATTGATCCGCGCCAGCACCACGTCCCCGATAGTGCCCTCATCCATCAACGCCTTCATCCTCACGATATTCGGATAGAAGTTTCGGTAATAGGCGAGCATCAAGGTAACGCCAGCGTCGTGGCAGGCATCCACCATCCGTTGACATTCTTCAACTGTCATCGCCATCGGTTTCTCACAGAGGACGTGTTTGCCCGCCGCTGCCACACGGAGTGTCTGTTCGCAGTGGAGATACGGGTGCGTTGCGATGTAGATCGCATTGAGTTCGTCATCTGATAGAAGTGCGTCTATATCGGTATAGAATCGTTTCGCGCCGTGTCTCTCAGCAAAGGATTCCGCTTTCGCGCCGTCCCGTCGCATCACAGCGATGAGTTCCGAGTCATCGACGCTGTAAAGGGGCGGTCCGCCCTTATATTCAGCGACATCTCCACAACCGAGTATTCCCCATCTGAGCGTTGCCATGAAATCTATGTCCTTTTTCAATCCAGAGTGTGATCATCGCTGTTAGTATACTGTAAAGCCTCGAACGTGTCAACTATGCTTTTATGGATTTTTTATACATATCCGGGGGTGTTGTCTAAATCGGGATTTAAGGGTAGTCATTAAATGCGTCTTCAATAGGATTTCGATGGTTATGCCCTTTCAACCAACCGTTCAGAGTTTTGCGTCTCCACTGGATGTATTGCCAAGATTCCAAACGGGTTCGATTAAAAGACAAAATGGCAGCGAAATGCAGCGAAATTTCGATTCTAAACGGGTTTGATTAAAAGGGGGTGTAAAATTTTTGGCGGCGTATTGATTTTTTCAAAGAGGAAAGGAAACCATTTGTCGTCCATTGTCCCTTCAGAACGTGCGATGAATCGCACTACTACAAACCGGAGCGACTTTTCCATGAGAATCTTCTGCGTTGAATATTGGGCAGGAATCTGTTAGGATATTGTGGAAAGAAAGGGAGGCTGGACAATGACAAAAAGTACAACCCTTGAAAGGATTTATCCGTTTTTTATTGTAGAAAACCTTGCGGTGTCAATCGACTTTTACAATCGGAAACTCGGCTTTGAGACAGATATTCTCGTCCCAGAAGATGATCCATTTTTTGGAATTGTGAGTCGCGATGACGTCCGGATTCTTCTCAAACATATCACTGAAGATATTCATCCAGTTCCGAACCACACCCGGCACGAATGGGCGAGGTGGGACGCTTTCATACTAACTTCCGATCCTGACGCGTTGTTTGCTGAGTATCGATCCCGTGGATTAGAGTTCCACGAACCCCTCGCGGACACCGACGACGGTCTCCGAGCGTTTGAACTCAGGGATTATGACGGGTATGTGTTGTGTTTTGGGAAACCGCTATGAAGGGAGAATCGTCTGAATCAGGATTTACAGGATTTTAGGATTGCCAGGATACGTCCGGCGTGTTGTGTTCAAATATCACGCTACGTCTTAAGATAAAAAAGATAGGCAGGACTGCTTGCCCTGCCAATGATTAGTATTATCTTGAACGGCTGAATCTTTTCACAGCCTCATTGAGTGCTTTGATGTATGCCGCCTTCGCTTTCTCTACTTCAGATGTATGACTTCTACTTGAAACCCGAACTGCTTCCCGAACGGCCTCAATTGCCTTACGCGCTTTTTCACTATCAGTCCCACTTGCTTTGGTGGAGAACATGTAGTCAGTTTTCAGACGAGACGTTAGTTTTCCCTCCATCTACTCAAGAACCTTTTGCTCGAAATCAGGACGCGTAATTCGTCGAAACCGGTTATGCCGTAAATTCTCATAGAATATCCACGAACCTTTATTTCTGCTGGATGCGAATATACCGAACGGCGTGTCGGTCGCACAGAGGAAACTCTTCAGCGGTTCGGTGGCACTTGTCTCACCCGATAATTTACACGCTGCGATAACGATAAAATTTTCTTGGGCATCACGAAGCACAAGGTCAGTTCTGCTATGGATTGCTCCTATCTGAATCCTGCACTCTCTGAGCATAGAAAATTTAGCAAACCTTGATTCAGAGAAATACTCAACAACAGTTTCTACTACATCAAATTCTTGCAGTCGTTCCTCAATAGCCCTGCTGAAACTGTCTTCTTTCTGTTTTTCCGCGATCTTCAATGCATTCTGGAGATCGGACTTTGCACCTACAAGGTCATTTAGACCGGATTTTGCCTCGCCCCGACCGGCATAAATACTGGCGTAATCTGGATTTATACGGATTGC
This genomic interval from Candidatus Poribacteria bacterium contains the following:
- a CDS encoding VOC family protein, encoding MTKSTTLERIYPFFIVENLAVSIDFYNRKLGFETDILVPEDDPFFGIVSRDDVRILLKHITEDIHPVPNHTRHEWARWDAFILTSDPDALFAEYRSRGLEFHEPLADTDDGLRAFELRDYDGYVLCFGKPL
- a CDS encoding Gfo/Idh/MocA family oxidoreductase, which translates into the protein MATLRWGILGCGDVAEYKGGPPLYSVDDSELIAVMRRDGAKAESFAERHGAKRFYTDIDALLSDDELNAIYIATHPYLHCEQTLRVAAAGKHVLCEKPMAMTVEECQRMVDACHDAGVTLMLAYYRNFYPNIVRMKALMDEGTIGDVVLARINHTGFYDPNRHDLHSWRVDPKISGGGVLMDLGSHRISLLQYLMGEVESVQGYAETVHLDIPVDDSTAFTLRFKSGAHAVANVNWNVGVSIDDVEVYGTEGALRCSPLNSGNLTLEKSDEQIAMNQTPFPHTHTGLVENFVNHLKTGEPIRCSGESGLQTNAIIAQIIK